One region of Xyrauchen texanus isolate HMW12.3.18 chromosome 11, RBS_HiC_50CHRs, whole genome shotgun sequence genomic DNA includes:
- the LOC127651855 gene encoding CB1 cannabinoid receptor-interacting protein 1-like: protein MADVPAIINIAISLKIQPNDGPVFYKVDGTRFGQSRTIKMLTGSKYKIEVIVKPGNAEAITMGIGGKPFPLEQQSKDDEQIVYNGTYDTEGVPHTKSGDRQPVQISIEFKDAGVFETVWQVKYYNYYKREHCQFGNSFNCIEYEAKPNETRSLMWINKEVFQ, encoded by the exons ATGGCCGATGTTCCAGCGATCATAAACATCGCCATTTCTTTGAAAATCCAACCCAACGATGGACCCGTGTTTTACAAAGTGGACGGGACGAGGTTCGGCCAGAGTAGGACAATCAAAATGCTAACGGGATCGAAATACAAAATCGAGGTGATCGTGAAACCGGGTAACGCGGAGGCCAT taCAATGGGGATCGGTGGAAAACCCTTTCCTTTGGAGCAGCAGTCCAAAGATGACGAGCAGATCGTTTACAATGGAACCTATGATACTGAGGGTGTGCCACACACCAAGAGCGGGGACAGGCAACCTGTGCAAATCTCCATTGAG TTCAAAGATGCCGGGGTGTTTGAGACAGTATGGCAGGTGAAATACTACAACTACTACAAGAGAGAACACTGCCAGTTCGGCAACAGCTTCAACTGCATCGAGTACGAGGCCAAGCCCAATGAGACCCGCAGCCTCATGTGGATAAACAAGGAGGTCTTCCAGTAA